The Candidatus Zixiibacteriota bacterium sequence CCCGTGGTTCTGACTCTCGTGACCTTGATCGCCTGGCGCGCGCCGAGGTTGCGAAGGTACGGGATCACGTAGTCATCGAGTATCTGCATCATTTCGAACGGCACGCCCGGCAAGGCGATAAACACCCGTCCGTGCTCGGCGATACAGATACCGACCGCCGAGCCGTTTTTGTTCGGGAAGAAGGTCGCTCCCTGCGGCAGCAACGCCTGGTTCTGATTGATGGCCGGCATTTCGATCCCGCGTTTGGAATAGCGCGCACGGATGTCTTCGAGAATGTCTTCATGGAAGATCAGATTCCGCTTGAAGACTTTCACGATCGATCGCTTGGTCACGTCGTCGTCGGTCGGTCCCAGGCCGCCGGTGACGATGACGATTTCAACGCGCTTGAGGGCCTGTCGAAACGCCTCCTCCATGTCCTCGGCGTTGTCTCCGACCGAGGTACGGTAGCGGACGATAAATCCGTTGTCCACCAGGCGCGACGCCATGTAGGCCGCGTTTGTATCAATGGTATGACCGGTGATGATTTCGTCACCGATCGTTATCAATTCGACTTCCATCTCGCCCTGCACGAAGTGAAAGGGTTGCTACAGCCACGCAATCAACTGGATTACGATATGGGTCGCAAGACATGCCTGCACCCCGGCCGCAATATCATCCATCGTTACGCCCCAGCCGCCGGGAAGACTCTCGAGCCGGCGCGCGGGCCACAGCTTGACGACATCGAAAAACCGAAAGGCGACAAAAGCGATCAGCACATGCTGCCAGGAGACCGGGACATACAGCATCGTGACAAACCATCCGGCCCACTCATCGATGACGATCTTTTTCGAGTCATGTCCGAATACCCGTTCGGCCTCGCCCGCCGCCCACACCGATACGGCAAATGTAACAACCGCCGCCAGCATCGCCAGGGGGAGGTTGTTGCCGATGAGCAGCAGCGAGATCAGCGCCGGCGGGATCGTACCGAATGTTCCCGCCCACATGGGCGTGTATCCGGAATAGGCGCCGGTCGCCACCGCAATGACGAGCGTGTTTCGCATCGACCGTCTCACTTGAGCGCCGTCTTGATCATATATGAGTATTTCACGATGTAATCGACTCCTGTCCACACGGTCCAGGCAGCGGTGAACCAGAGCAGGTAATTGAAGTACAGCCGATGATCCAACTGCAGCATCAACAACAACTCGGAATCGTAGTGCTTGAGTGTCGTCAGCAGGCAGATGTACGCCATTACCACTCCCACCACGGTCATTTGAAGAAAGGTTTTCACCTTGGCCGGCCAGCTCGGAGGTATCACAACGCCGCGGTAGGCGGCCAGAAGGCGAAGGCCCGTGATGAAAAACTCCCGGCCGATTATCAGCATGACCGGGATTGCGGAGACGAATCCGAGCGCAATAAACGACACCAGCGCGGAGCTGACCAGCACTTTGTCGGCGAGCGGATCCATAAATTTGCCGAACCCGGTGATGATACCGTACTTGCGGGCATAGTAGCCATCGGCCATGTCGGTCAGCGCGGCGATCACAAACAGCCCGAGGCCGATCAGGCGCATATAGAAGTTCTCGAACAGGAAGAATACCATGAAGATAGGGGCGAGAATAACCCGCAGGAGGGTGAGTTTGTTCGGCATATTCATGACAGGGGAATCTACACCCGCCCCAAAGCCCTGTCAAGAAAGGGGATTGCGAGGCAGCGAAGGGCTGTTCTCTAAGTCAGGTTGAACCCCTCATGTTGGCTCGACAAACCGGCGCCGACAGCACGGAAATCCTGTTCTCGCTCGAACTCGACGAAGAGATGTCCGTCGACAAGTAACCGGGGAGAAACGGCCAGTCGGTAAATCTCGTCATAGACGGGCCACGATTCCGGACCACGCTTGCGGCGGTTCTTGCGCCAGGTAAGCCAGCTCGAAACGAAGATGAACGGATACATCAGCGGAAACAAAACGACACACGTCTTCTTGGCGCGGGTGAATTCGATATGCCGGATTCTGAAGCCGGCCAGCCGCGCAAGCACTCGAAGTTTCTGGATGCCGATCAGGAAGATGTGACCGAAGTAGACCTCCGGGGTGATACTCTGGTCCGACATCCAAATACTGTCCAACTCATTAGGCGGCATCGCCGAATTGAATTTCTCCGATTCCATCAACAGATAGCTTAGCCGCGCCCGAAGATTGGAGTAGTTGGGAGTAGTAAGAATCAGCGATCCTCCCGGCAGAATGATCCGATTGAACTCACGCAGCGCCTGAAGTTGATCCGCGAAGTGCTCGATTCCTTCCTGACAGAGCACATGATCGACACTCTGATCCTCGAGCGGAATTCCTTCCGAAATCTCAGCTCGTCGACATGTCATGCCTGCCTCAGTGAAATACTCCGGAAAGAGATCGAACGGCATCGGTGTGGCCCCCAGATCGGCAAGAATGCGCGAGGAAACCCCATTGCCCGCCGGGGAGTCAACCACGACGTGTCCGGCAAAACGCGAAGCGTTCCGCTGCAGGTATCGCTTGACGTAGTATTTGATACTGACCGGGTTGTCTTCGTAGTTCACGCCGGTAACCCTCCCCTGAGAGCCAGAGACACGATGACGTTGAGTGGGATAGGTCGGTTGGGCACATTCATCACACGGGGAATGTACGCCTGCCCCGAATCGGTGTCAAGCAAGGGGATTGGGGGAAGAGCGAACCGGCGGACCGAAGCAAGCAGTCCCGACTAGACAGAACGCGATTTCGTCATTCCTCTGGAGCAAGAATCCATCGCGGTATTCGTCGATTGCGAAGCCCCCGCCTCTACTTCCCTTTGCGGAACCACTGGAACGGGCCCATGATGCGCGGGCGCCATCCTTTCTGCTTGCCCGCTGTCACGCGGCTGTTGCGCGCCGTGCGCACATCTTCGATCGTGTAAAACGCGTTGGGGTCGAACCTTTTGATCGTATCGATCACCCGCGACAACTGCGAGCGCGGGACGATCAGGAAGATAATGGTGACGGGGCCGAATCCCCCTTCGCCCGGGACGTGCGTGACCTGATGACCCTGCATGATAAGCCGCTGGAGCAGATCGTCGGCTTTTTTCGGCAGAATCACGCGCACCAGCTGCGTGCCGATTGCGAGTTTTCGTTCGATCGTCATGCCGACCCACGTACCCATCGCAAATCCCGCAGCATAGGCGATATAATTCTCCCAGCTGGTGAGATTCTGCATGATCTGGCTGATGGCAAGCAGCCAGATGAGTACTTCGAAGAAGCCCATGACACTGGCGACCGCGCGCATAT is a genomic window containing:
- a CDS encoding phosphatidylglycerophosphatase A — translated: MRNTLVIAVATGAYSGYTPMWAGTFGTIPPALISLLLIGNNLPLAMLAAVVTFAVSVWAAGEAERVFGHDSKKIVIDEWAGWFVTMLYVPVSWQHVLIAFVAFRFFDVVKLWPARRLESLPGGWGVTMDDIAAGVQACLATHIVIQLIAWL
- the pgsA gene encoding CDP-diacylglycerol--glycerol-3-phosphate 3-phosphatidyltransferase codes for the protein MNMPNKLTLLRVILAPIFMVFFLFENFYMRLIGLGLFVIAALTDMADGYYARKYGIITGFGKFMDPLADKVLVSSALVSFIALGFVSAIPVMLIIGREFFITGLRLLAAYRGVVIPPSWPAKVKTFLQMTVVGVVMAYICLLTTLKHYDSELLLMLQLDHRLYFNYLLWFTAAWTVWTGVDYIVKYSYMIKTALK
- a CDS encoding methyltransferase domain-containing protein, encoding MNYEDNPVSIKYYVKRYLQRNASRFAGHVVVDSPAGNGVSSRILADLGATPMPFDLFPEYFTEAGMTCRRAEISEGIPLEDQSVDHVLCQEGIEHFADQLQALREFNRIILPGGSLILTTPNYSNLRARLSYLLMESEKFNSAMPPNELDSIWMSDQSITPEVYFGHIFLIGIQKLRVLARLAGFRIRHIEFTRAKKTCVVLFPLMYPFIFVSSWLTWRKNRRKRGPESWPVYDEIYRLAVSPRLLVDGHLFVEFEREQDFRAVGAGLSSQHEGFNLT
- a CDS encoding DUF2179 domain-containing protein, with translation MLGLTGFAIPELPWYILPVLIFLARILDVSIGTIRIILVARDMRAVASVMGFFEVLIWLLAISQIMQNLTSWENYIAYAAGFAMGTWVGMTIERKLAIGTQLVRVILPKKADDLLQRLIMQGHQVTHVPGEGGFGPVTIIFLIVPRSQLSRVIDTIKRFDPNAFYTIEDVRTARNSRVTAGKQKGWRPRIMGPFQWFRKGK